Proteins found in one Candidatus Margulisiibacteriota bacterium genomic segment:
- a CDS encoding nickel-dependent hydrogenase large subunit, producing MVNTTLIPFGPQHPVLPEPIQLRLVLEDEKVVEALPAIGYIHRGLEKVAEKKDFIQTTYIAERICGICSFIHSLCYCQGIETIMGIEVPDRAKYLRVIWSEVHRIHSHLLFLGLLADAFGFENLFMQSWRCREYVLDIMEKTAGARVMLGTCQIGGVKRDIPDDLLKETLKTLDLLEKEFTEFIPGFLNDYSIKKRLVGVGVLSKEKAHVLGAVGPVARASGVEMDFRTTGYAAYKELGFKMVVEQTGDAYGRMKVRLLEMYESMRLVRAAINKLPAGPLSVEVKGNPNGEYASRVEQPRGEVVYFLKANGTKNLDRFRVRTPTFANLAPLLQMLPNCQLSDVPVIVISIDPCISCTER from the coding sequence ATGGTCAACACAACCTTAATACCATTTGGCCCCCAACATCCGGTCCTGCCGGAGCCGATCCAGCTTCGCCTGGTCTTGGAAGACGAGAAGGTCGTTGAGGCTTTGCCGGCGATCGGTTATATTCATCGGGGCTTGGAGAAAGTCGCCGAGAAAAAAGATTTCATCCAGACAACTTATATCGCGGAGCGGATCTGCGGGATCTGCAGTTTTATCCATTCTCTTTGCTATTGCCAGGGGATCGAGACGATCATGGGGATCGAAGTTCCCGACCGGGCGAAATATCTCCGGGTCATCTGGAGCGAAGTTCATCGTATCCACAGCCATCTCTTATTTCTCGGCTTGCTGGCCGATGCTTTCGGGTTTGAGAACCTTTTCATGCAGAGTTGGCGCTGCCGCGAATACGTTCTCGATATCATGGAGAAGACCGCCGGTGCCCGCGTAATGCTTGGGACCTGCCAGATCGGCGGGGTCAAACGGGATATTCCGGATGACCTACTTAAAGAAACGCTTAAGACTTTGGACCTTTTGGAAAAAGAATTTACCGAATTTATCCCGGGCTTCCTCAACGACTACAGCATCAAGAAACGGCTGGTCGGGGTCGGGGTCCTCTCTAAAGAGAAGGCCCACGTTCTCGGAGCGGTCGGTCCGGTTGCCAGGGCGAGCGGGGTGGAGATGGATTTCCGGACGACCGGCTACGCCGCTTACAAAGAACTGGGCTTTAAGATGGTCGTTGAACAGACCGGCGATGCCTACGGCCGGATGAAGGTCAGGCTTCTTGAGATGTACGAATCGATGCGCCTGGTCCGGGCAGCGATCAACAAGCTCCCGGCCGGTCCGTTATCGGTCGAAGTGAAGGGGAACCCTAACGGCGAATACGCCTCCCGGGTCGAACAGCCGCGGGGCGAGGTGGTCTATTTCCTCAAAGCGAACGGGACCAAGAACCTGGACCGCTTCCGGGTCAGAACCCCGACCTTTGCCAACCTGGCGCCGCTCCTGCAAATGCTCCCCAACTGCCAGCTCTCTGACGTGCCGGTGATCGTTATTTCGATCGATCCCTGCATCAGTTGTACGGAGAGATAA
- the rfaE1 gene encoding D-glycero-beta-D-manno-heptose-7-phosphate kinase yields MDNLKKYISNFAGKKVLIVGDLMLDEHIWSTVSRISPEAPVPIADVKKTTHVPGGCGNVAANIAALGGTPYLIGIIGRDSSGEKLLNALKKINVSTNFIIVDDVRPTILKSRIIAASQHVVRVDREDKSILSLALTQQIVKRLKELIPRVDAIVISDYEKGLVTKTICQTTIKLAKAHKKPVAVDPKGNDYAKYAGVTIITPNLREAIVAAGVEIKDDETLRQAGKNLLQKTKSRYVLVTRGRDGMTLFDAKEAKTFPAVPREVFDITGAGDAVIATLTLALAAGASTREAALLSNFAGSVVVGKIGTAPCFREELEESLAGHEPVTRKIKTRREIGPIAKNLKNEGMKIVFTNGCFDILHLGHVRYLREAKKLGDILIVGVNTDKSVAALKGPARPYVSELERAEILASLECVDYVILFGELRPDNLIKAVEPNIHVKGGDYNVNDLPEKKLVEALGGKVVVIPPIKGRSTTNIVAKILGGKK; encoded by the coding sequence TTGGACAACCTAAAAAAATACATCTCAAATTTTGCCGGTAAAAAAGTCCTGATCGTCGGCGACCTGATGCTCGACGAGCATATCTGGAGCACGGTCTCCCGGATCTCGCCGGAAGCGCCGGTCCCGATCGCCGACGTTAAAAAGACGACCCATGTCCCCGGCGGTTGCGGCAACGTCGCCGCCAATATCGCCGCCCTGGGCGGTACCCCCTACCTGATCGGGATCATCGGCCGGGACAGCTCGGGCGAAAAACTCCTCAACGCCCTGAAAAAGATCAACGTCAGCACCAATTTCATCATTGTCGACGATGTTAGGCCGACCATCCTCAAGTCGAGAATCATCGCCGCCTCCCAGCACGTCGTCCGGGTCGACCGGGAAGACAAATCGATCCTCTCTCTCGCCCTAACCCAACAGATCGTTAAACGGCTCAAGGAACTGATCCCCCGCGTTGACGCGATCGTTATCTCCGACTACGAAAAAGGATTGGTCACCAAAACGATTTGCCAAACGACCATTAAGCTGGCCAAAGCCCACAAAAAGCCGGTCGCTGTCGATCCGAAAGGAAATGACTACGCCAAATACGCCGGGGTCACTATCATCACCCCAAATTTACGGGAAGCAATTGTCGCCGCCGGGGTCGAGATCAAAGACGACGAAACCCTGCGGCAAGCGGGTAAAAACCTCCTGCAGAAAACCAAAAGCCGCTATGTCCTGGTCACCCGGGGACGCGACGGCATGACCCTCTTCGACGCCAAAGAGGCCAAGACCTTCCCGGCGGTCCCCCGCGAAGTGTTCGACATCACCGGCGCGGGCGACGCCGTGATCGCCACCCTGACCCTGGCCCTGGCGGCCGGCGCCTCGACGCGGGAAGCAGCCCTCCTCTCCAACTTCGCCGGCTCGGTTGTCGTTGGCAAGATCGGGACCGCCCCCTGTTTCCGGGAAGAGCTGGAAGAATCGCTGGCCGGGCATGAGCCGGTCACCCGCAAGATCAAGACCCGCCGGGAGATCGGGCCGATCGCCAAGAACCTGAAAAACGAAGGGATGAAGATCGTCTTCACCAACGGCTGTTTCGATATCCTCCACCTCGGCCACGTCCGCTACCTGCGCGAAGCCAAAAAGCTCGGCGACATTCTGATCGTCGGGGTCAACACCGACAAGTCGGTCGCCGCCCTCAAAGGACCAGCCCGCCCTTACGTCTCGGAACTGGAACGGGCGGAGATCCTGGCCTCCCTGGAATGCGTCGACTATGTCATCTTGTTTGGCGAACTGCGGCCCGATAATCTGATCAAAGCGGTCGAACCCAATATTCACGTCAAAGGCGGGGACTATAACGTTAACGACCTGCCGGAGAAAAAACTGGTCGAAGCGCTTGGCGGCAAAGTTGTCGTCATTCCGCCGATCAAAGGCCGCTCGACCACTAACATCGTCGCTAAAATACTGGGAGGGAAGAAATGA
- the gmhB gene encoding D-glycero-beta-D-manno-heptose 1,7-bisphosphate 7-phosphatase translates to MAEKSKAVFLDRDGTVILDAHYLSSPREIEFLPGAIEGIKKLNEAGWPVIIISNQSGVARGIISEDMLQTIDKTMHKLLLAKGAHLDGAYYCPHHPEHGVYPYKDDCDCRKPSPGLLKQAAREHQLDLSRSYMIGDKPSDIEAGENAGTKTILVLTGLGAESKNKLRKPADFIASDLSAAADWLLGRSALEK, encoded by the coding sequence ATGGCTGAAAAAAGTAAAGCCGTCTTTCTCGACCGTGACGGTACGGTCATTTTGGACGCCCACTACTTAAGCTCTCCCCGGGAGATCGAATTCCTGCCGGGAGCGATCGAGGGGATCAAAAAACTGAACGAAGCCGGCTGGCCGGTGATCATCATCAGCAACCAATCGGGGGTCGCCCGGGGAATTATCTCCGAAGATATGCTCCAGACGATCGATAAAACGATGCACAAGCTCCTGCTGGCAAAAGGGGCTCACCTTGATGGCGCTTACTACTGCCCCCACCACCCCGAACACGGGGTTTACCCTTATAAAGATGATTGCGACTGCCGCAAACCCTCCCCCGGTCTGCTGAAGCAAGCGGCCCGTGAACACCAGCTCGACCTTAGCCGCTCCTATATGATCGGCGACAAGCCGAGCGACATTGAAGCCGGGGAGAACGCCGGGACCAAAACGATCCTGGTCCTGACCGGCCTGGGGGCCGAATCAAAAAACAAGCTCCGGAAACCGGCCGACTTTATCGCCTCCGACCTGTCAGCGGCGGCCGACTGGCTCCTTGGCCGATCAGCTCTTGAAAAATAA
- the trxB gene encoding thioredoxin-disulfide reductase, whose protein sequence is MPTKLQTKPQQSIIIEEQKPYDLIIIGGGPAGMTAALYALRARLNVLLIEKMILGGLASTTYQIDNYPGFPDGISGQELAQRLENQIKKLFPKIIWGRAVGVKNGKHFREVTVDGQAHFAKAVIVATGSEPAKLGVPGEETFTGRGVSYCAVCDGAFYQDKNIVVVGGGNSAVEEALFLTRYAGKVSIIHRRDELRADRIVAEKAQSHPKIYFHWHSTVEEIIGDKTVTGIVLKDLVSNKKSTVQTDGVFVYIGYHPNVEAVKGVVKLDERGFIITDENMKTSAPGIFAAGDIRAKSLRQVVTAAADGAIAANSAREFIEKGH, encoded by the coding sequence ATGCCGACAAAATTACAAACCAAACCGCAGCAGTCGATCATCATTGAAGAGCAAAAGCCTTACGATCTGATCATTATCGGCGGCGGGCCGGCCGGCATGACCGCCGCCCTTTACGCCCTGCGGGCCAGGCTTAACGTCCTGCTGATCGAAAAAATGATCCTGGGCGGGCTGGCCTCCACCACCTATCAGATCGATAACTACCCCGGCTTCCCCGACGGGATCTCCGGACAGGAGCTGGCCCAGCGGTTGGAGAACCAGATCAAAAAGCTCTTTCCGAAAATCATTTGGGGGCGCGCGGTTGGGGTCAAAAACGGCAAGCATTTTCGGGAAGTCACCGTCGACGGACAGGCCCATTTCGCCAAAGCGGTGATCGTCGCCACCGGGTCCGAACCGGCCAAGCTGGGGGTCCCGGGCGAAGAGACCTTCACCGGCCGGGGGGTCTCCTATTGCGCGGTTTGCGACGGCGCGTTTTACCAGGACAAAAACATCGTCGTGGTCGGGGGCGGCAATTCGGCCGTGGAAGAAGCGCTCTTTTTGACCCGCTACGCCGGCAAAGTTTCGATCATCCACCGGCGCGACGAACTGCGGGCCGACCGGATCGTTGCCGAAAAAGCGCAAAGCCACCCCAAGATCTATTTTCACTGGCATTCAACCGTTGAAGAGATCATCGGGGATAAGACCGTGACCGGGATCGTGCTCAAGGACCTGGTAAGCAACAAAAAATCAACGGTCCAAACTGACGGGGTTTTTGTGTATATCGGCTACCACCCCAACGTCGAAGCGGTCAAAGGGGTCGTCAAATTGGATGAGCGCGGTTTCATTATTACGGATGAAAACATGAAAACTTCGGCCCCCGGGATCTTCGCCGCCGGTGATATTCGGGCTAAATCGCTCCGCCAGGTAGTTACCGCCGCCGCCGATGGGGCGATTGCCGCCAATTCCGCCCGGGAATTCATCGAAAAAGGGCATTAA
- a CDS encoding NADH-quinone oxidoreductase subunit B family protein codes for MTKLAKSPWVVHYNCNSCNGCDIEIVACLTPMYDLERFGILHVGNPKHADVLLVTGSVNHRNARVLRNVYDQMPSPKVVVAFGVCTSSGGIFADCYNVYGGVDKVIPVDVFVPGCPPRPEAMIDGIVKAAAKLEALRGGAAKGGAEKPKVFMVPPAPKEQA; via the coding sequence ATGACTAAATTAGCGAAATCACCGTGGGTAGTCCATTATAATTGCAATAGCTGTAACGGCTGCGACATTGAAATTGTCGCCTGTTTGACGCCGATGTACGACCTGGAACGCTTCGGCATCCTCCACGTCGGCAATCCCAAGCACGCCGACGTCTTGTTGGTGACCGGTTCGGTCAACCACCGGAATGCCCGCGTTCTGCGTAACGTTTACGACCAAATGCCAAGTCCCAAAGTCGTGGTCGCCTTCGGGGTCTGTACTTCTTCCGGCGGGATCTTTGCCGATTGCTATAACGTTTATGGTGGGGTGGACAAGGTCATCCCGGTCGACGTTTTTGTCCCGGGCTGCCCGCCGCGGCCGGAAGCGATGATCGATGGCATCGTCAAAGCGGCCGCCAAACTGGAAGCGCTACGCGGCGGAGCGGCTAAGGGTGGGGCGGAGAAGCCGAAAGTTTTCATGGTCCCACCGGCGCCAAAGGAGCAGGCATGA
- a CDS encoding protein-L-isoaspartate(D-aspartate) O-methyltransferase translates to MDSFERLRLEMVEDQLVSRGIKEPKVLAVFRRVPRHEFIPAQYRAAAYDDFPLPIGGEQTISQPYIVALITEMMEISKEDKILEIGTGSGYHTAILAELCRRVYTMERIESLSLGAREVLVKLGYTNIEFVSGDGTEGYLEAAPYNRIVVGAGCPDVPPPLLEQLAEGGKLLVPVGDRYLQRLTVVTKNQGKISREKTIDCRFVPLIGKYGWQD, encoded by the coding sequence ATGGATAGTTTCGAGCGCCTCCGACTGGAAATGGTCGAGGACCAGCTCGTTTCGCGCGGCATCAAAGAGCCCAAAGTTTTGGCTGTCTTTCGCCGCGTTCCTCGCCACGAATTTATTCCCGCCCAATACCGGGCAGCCGCTTACGATGACTTCCCCCTGCCGATAGGAGGAGAACAGACGATCTCCCAGCCATATATTGTTGCCCTGATAACTGAAATGATGGAGATAAGTAAAGAAGACAAGATTTTGGAGATTGGGACCGGATCGGGTTATCATACGGCGATTTTGGCTGAACTTTGCCGCCGGGTCTACACGATGGAACGGATAGAATCGTTATCGCTGGGGGCGAGAGAGGTTCTAGTAAAGCTCGGTTATACCAACATCGAATTTGTTTCCGGGGACGGCACCGAAGGCTATCTTGAAGCGGCGCCGTACAATCGGATCGTTGTCGGTGCTGGCTGTCCCGACGTTCCGCCCCCGCTTCTTGAACAACTGGCCGAGGGAGGAAAGCTCCTGGTTCCGGTGGGGGATAGGTATTTGCAAAGATTAACGGTGGTGACAAAAAATCAGGGGAAAATCTCCAGGGAGAAAACGATCGATTGCCGGTTTGTGCCGCTTATCGGTAAATATGGCTGGCAAGATTAA
- a CDS encoding 4Fe-4S binding protein yields the protein MVNLLKLIFKNLFRRPATRLYPFVKREPFKGGRFSLDMDPAICIYCGICQRRCPTDAIVVTREPKTWTMDPYRCIICGYCAEVCPKKCIYMRNTSVEVK from the coding sequence ATGGTAAATTTACTGAAGCTTATTTTTAAAAATTTGTTCCGCCGGCCGGCGACCAGGCTTTATCCTTTTGTGAAGCGGGAGCCGTTCAAAGGGGGGCGTTTCAGTCTCGATATGGACCCGGCGATCTGCATTTACTGCGGGATCTGCCAGCGCCGTTGTCCGACCGACGCGATAGTCGTTACCCGGGAACCAAAAACGTGGACGATGGACCCATATCGCTGTATTATTTGCGGTTACTGCGCGGAAGTCTGCCCCAAAAAGTGCATCTACATGAGGAATACCTCGGTCGAAGTAAAGTAA
- a CDS encoding NADH-quinone oxidoreductase subunit C, producing MINAEVKAITKETLKAEVKAKIDGGNRFVTMTCVDTGTDFDIYYHFDLNYQLSNLQLKLAYGEVLPSVAEITFPAVLVENEIKDLFGIEVSDLPIDYQGRFVLSEGSPKAPMTKNCGMALDVRVKEEK from the coding sequence ATGATCAACGCGGAAGTTAAAGCCATTACCAAAGAGACCCTCAAAGCCGAAGTCAAAGCCAAGATCGACGGCGGGAATCGTTTCGTGACGATGACCTGTGTCGATACCGGCACCGATTTCGATATCTACTATCATTTCGATCTTAATTACCAGCTCTCGAACTTGCAGTTAAAGCTGGCTTACGGCGAAGTCTTACCGAGCGTCGCCGAGATCACTTTCCCGGCGGTCCTGGTCGAGAACGAGATCAAGGACCTTTTTGGGATCGAGGTTTCCGACCTGCCGATCGATTACCAGGGGCGCTTTGTCCTGTCGGAAGGTTCCCCTAAAGCGCCGATGACCAAAAACTGCGGGATGGCGCTCGATGTCCGCGTGAAAGAGGAGAAATAA
- the lptC gene encoding LPS export ABC transporter periplasmic protein LptC, translating into MRFKTLIPILAVVFFVWIFYWAIFVPKEDVSSRIYNSLKEQEKKADLIFKKVTVEEVVNGVKYWQLEADTGMLNKNAGIAALQNVEGTFFNKGKPVLRFSSPAALWEKDKKEIYLDNPVGYDLASAGKINQLLSSIRTGKLSFFSFPKEYKKGLGYWFKAKNLRWRLADQKLLCQGGIMLNKGDASAYAETLSGDVEFKMMTLSGSPKIVIAPAGSIPLTLEAETFSVTGAQDIFTANGNPRISWQDARVTAKAVQYYQQKKKLKLKNEVRIAYRDINAWGDAADYFTDDQNIILFGNSRAEQGTNKLTSDQVRVSLKDRKISLVGKSKLIINK; encoded by the coding sequence ATGAGATTTAAAACTTTAATACCGATCCTGGCGGTGGTCTTTTTCGTCTGGATCTTCTACTGGGCGATCTTCGTCCCGAAGGAGGACGTCTCCAGCCGGATCTATAACTCTCTGAAGGAACAGGAAAAGAAAGCCGACCTGATCTTCAAAAAAGTCACGGTCGAAGAGGTCGTCAACGGGGTCAAATACTGGCAATTGGAAGCCGACACCGGCATGCTCAATAAAAATGCCGGGATCGCCGCCCTGCAAAACGTGGAAGGGACTTTCTTTAATAAAGGAAAACCGGTCTTGCGCTTCTCCTCCCCCGCCGCCCTCTGGGAAAAAGACAAGAAAGAGATCTATCTCGACAATCCGGTCGGCTACGACCTGGCCTCCGCCGGCAAGATCAACCAGCTGCTTAGTTCGATCAGGACCGGCAAGCTCTCGTTCTTTTCTTTCCCCAAGGAATACAAAAAAGGGCTCGGTTACTGGTTCAAGGCCAAGAATCTCCGCTGGCGGCTGGCCGACCAAAAACTCCTCTGCCAGGGGGGAATTATGCTGAACAAGGGGGACGCCTCCGCTTACGCCGAGACCTTGAGCGGCGACGTCGAATTTAAAATGATGACCCTGTCCGGCTCGCCGAAAATAGTCATCGCGCCGGCCGGCAGTATTCCGCTCACCCTGGAAGCCGAGACATTCAGCGTGACCGGCGCGCAGGATATCTTTACCGCCAACGGCAACCCGCGCATCAGCTGGCAGGACGCCAGGGTCACCGCCAAAGCGGTCCAATATTACCAACAGAAAAAGAAATTAAAGCTTAAGAACGAGGTCCGGATCGCTTATCGCGACATCAACGCCTGGGGAGACGCCGCCGACTACTTTACCGACGACCAGAACATTATCCTTTTCGGCAATTCGCGGGCCGAGCAAGGGACCAACAAGCTGACCAGCGACCAGGTCAGGGTCTCGCTCAAGGACCGGAAGATCTCCCTGGTCGGAAAAAGCAAGCTGATCATCAACAAATAA